A stretch of DNA from Kangiella sediminilitoris:
AAGAGCGCATGGTTGAGCTAGTAGAAAATCTTCGCCGCGCTTATGCACAAGGAATTAAAGAACTTGATTGGATGAGTGAAGATACTAAGCAACAGGCACTGGATAAGCTTAGCAAGTTTACTCCAAAAATTGGTTACCCTGATAAGTGGAAAGATTACTCTGAACTGGAAATTAAAGAAGATGACCTTTTCGGTAACATGAAGCGTGCTCGCTTAGTTTCAGTAAAGAAAAATCGTGAAAAACTGGGTCAGCCAATTGATCGCACAGAGTGGTTCATGACACCACAAACGGTTAATGCTTATTACAATCCAGTCATGAACGAAATCGTATTCCCAGCCGCTATTCTACAGCCGCCTTTCTTTAATATGGAAGCTGATGATGCTGTCAACTATGGTGGTATCGGTGCCGTTATTGGTCACGAAATGGGGCATGGTTTTGATGATTCCGGTGCCCAATATGATGGTGACGGCAAACTTCGCAACTGGTGGACTGAAGAAGATTTGAAAGAGTTTGAAAAGCGTACAGACAAGTTAGTTGCCCAATACAATAACTTCACGGTTCTTGATGGCGTACACGTCAATGGTGAGTTTACTCAAGGTGAAAATATTGGTGACCTAGGTGGCTTAACTATCGCTTATAAAGCATATCAATTGTCTAAAGAAGGCGAAGAAGCGCCAGTAATCGACGGCTTAACCGGAGATCAGCGTGTATTCTATGGTTGGGCACAGGTATGGCGTCGTAAATATCGTGATGCAGAGCTTCGCAAGCGAATCGATACTGACCCACACTCTCCAAGTGAATTCCGTGCCAACGGAACAGTGCGTAACATGCCTGAATTCTACGAAGCTTTCGACGTAGAACCAACGGATGATATGTATCTTGAGCCTGAAAAGCGCGTTAAAATTTGGTAGTTTTTTTACTGCCAACAAAAAGCCAGAGCAATGCTCTGGCTTTTTTTCATTAGACTGTAACTATTTCTGGTAAGTTACTCGATAAATTTTTCCAAACCCATCATCCGATACCAGCAATGAACCGTCTGGTAACTGAATAACGTCATTGGGTCGCCCTTTTACTTCACCATCAACCAGCCAGCCGGTTATAAAGTCTTCTTGTGATACAACTTTATTATCTTCAAGTGTTAATCGCACGACTTTATATCCAACCTTAGTGCTTCGGTTCCATGAACCATGCTGGGTCACAAATATTGAGTTCTTATAAGATGCTGGGAACATCTCACCGGTGTAGAAGTGCATTCCTAATGGTGCTACGTGTGCCTGGAACTCCCATTCTGGGGCAGTAAACTCGCGGTCACCCAGCTTTTCACCAAAGGCTGGATCTGGAAAGTCTTCTCCATGAATATAAGGAAATCCAAAAAACTCGCCACTTTCTGAAACCTTGTTTAATTCACAGGCGGGCTCATCATCCCCTAGCCAGTCACGCCCGTTATCCGTAAACCAAAGCTCGCCGGTGACTGGATGCCAATCAAAACCAACACTATTCCGTACTCCGGTCGCAACAAACTCTCTTTCTTTAGTTTCAAGGTCTACGCTGATAATGGTTCCAAATCGCTTATCCTCTTCATCACATACGTTACAAGGTACGCCAATCGGGATGTATAGGCGGCCATCGGGGCCAAACTTGATATACTTCCAACCATGATGACTTTTATCCGGAAGGTTGTCATAAACCACTTCAGGCTCAGGAGTTTCTTTATAATTTTTATCGATATCTTTAAAACGAAGGATCTTGTCAACTTCTGCAACGTATAGGTCTCCATCGTGATATGTCACACCACTAGGCATATAGAGATCTTCAATAATCGTGTAGACATTGTCTGCCTTATAATCGCCATCAGTATCTTCAATTGCATACACTTTACCCGCTTTACGAGTACCAGCATAAATTATCCCGCTATCCGATAAAGCCATTTGCCTGGCGCCTTCAACATCGGGTGCGAATATTTCAATATTGAAATTCTCTGGTACATCTGCTGCCTGAGCGCTGCCCAACAACAATAAAATTAATACCGCAATGTTTTTCATTTGTCGCTCCGTTAGTTTTTAACTTATTACAGAATAAAGCGTTCGTTAGGAAAATATCAAATCTAACTTCAAACTTACGTTATTAAAAAAGCGGCATAAGCCGCTTTTCTAACAATGATTACTTTAGGTTCTCTTCAAAAAAATCGGTAATTGTATTAAAGACATGGGTTCGTGTTTTCTGACCCCATATAGAGTGTTTACTTCCCGGATAGTTCATCATATCGAACGGTTTATTGGCATCCTGCAAGGCTTTAAATAACTTAGTACTGTTAGTAAACAAGACGTTATCATCTGCCATGCCATGTATGATCATCAGGTCACCCTTTAAGCCTTCAAGGTAAGGGAAAACATTACTTGCTTCATAACCTTCCTTATTCTCATCCGGGTGAGCAAGATAACGCTCTGTATAGTGTGTATCGTAAAGATACCAGTCTGTCACTGGTGCTACTGAAACACCGACTTTAAATACGTCCGGTTTTTTAAACATACTCATGATGGTCATGTAGCCGCCATAGGACCACCCGAACATACCAATTCGCTCAGGATCGACAAACGGTAAGGTCTTTAAGAACTCGACACCTTTTACCTGATCCTTAACTTCTACTTCACCCAGTTTACGGTAAATGGGATCCTCAAAAGCTTTACCTCGATTCCAGGAGCCACGGTTATCTAACGAGAAGACCACAAAACCCCTATCTGCCATCATATGGTGCCAATAGGTGTTACGTGCCCCCCAAACGTTTTGTACTCGCTGCGCATGAGGCCCACCATAAACATCAACAATAACCGGGTACTGCTTTCCCTTCTTCATTTCAGTTGGCTTATACAGTCGGTAATACATCTGCTGGCCGTCCTCAGCTTTGATAGTACCGAATTCAGGTTGAGGTGCTTTTTGAAAGTAACTGTAATAAGGATGTTCTTTGTTTAGCTCATTTTTCTCCAGCCAGGTAATTAATGTTCCATCAGCCCTTCGTAAGCTGACCTGTGGTGGCTGCTTAACCGAGGAAAAGTAATCTACAAATAGCTCCATATTTTTTGAAAAGCTGACAGTGTGAACCCCCTCACCCTCTGTAATCTTTTTGATATCACCATTGCCATTCACAGGGACAGAATATAAATCTTGTTGCAGTGGACTTTCTTTATTAGCATCAAAGTAAATCAACCCAGATTCTTCATCGACACCGTACACCTCATTAACAACCCAATCTCCGCTAGTCAGTTGATTGATTAAATTCCCTTTCAGATCATACAGGTAGATATGTCGGAACCCACTTCGCTCTGAAGTCCAGACAAAGGCTTCGCGCCCTTTTAGGAAATATAGGTCTTTGGTTAGGTTAATCCAGGTATCAGCGGTTTCAGTTATAACCTTATGTGACTTTCCAGTCTCTATATCAGCAAACATAAGCTTTAACGTTTTTTGATCACGACTTTGCCACTGAAAAGAAACCTGCTGGGAATTTCGTAACCACTTTACACGTGGTATATAGATATCCTGCTCGTCCCCAGTGTCTATCCAAGTAGTTTCACCACTTTTTAAATCAAGTACCCCCAGCTTTATAGTGACGTTTTTAGTACCTGTGCTCGGATAGCGCTGTTCGAATACAGTAAAGTCTTCGGCGTTAATTTCATAACGCTTTTCAACATTTACCGGAGACTCATCAACCTTCAAATATGCCAGTTTCTTACTATCCGGTGACCACCAATATCCAGTCAGCCTGCCCATTTCTTCCTGTGCTACAAACTCAGCCATACCATTTTTGATGGTACCCTCTCCATCGAAGGTCAACTGGCGTTCTTTTCCTGTATCTATATCCACCAGAAAGATGTCCTGATCACGGATAAACGAGACGCTTTTACCGTCAGGAGAAAGTTTTACATCGGTTTCATAAGCTTCGGTCTGGGTCAGCTGTTTGGTCGCATCTTCAGAGGCCTTGTTTAAATCATAAACGAAAATATCGCCACCTAGTGGGAATAACAGAGTTTCGCCATCATCACCCCAGTAATAGTTGATGATACCCTTGGCAAATAAACGCATACGCTCACGTCGAGCTTTTTCTTCGTCCGACAGTTTTTCTTCCCCTGGCATTAAATTCGCAGAATCTACCAACATCCGGGATTGCTTATCTGCCAGATTATATTCCCACAAGTCCAAACGTTCCTGCTCATCTTCTTTTCCCTTCAAGAAGGTCGCACGCTGCCCATCAGGAGAAAGTTTGACAGAACGTGGTGCTGGGCCCGTTAAAGAAGGATCTGCGTAAATGCGCTCAACCGTTAACATATCTTCACCTGTATCAGCCTGTACCGACGTAAAACCTGTTCCTACTGTCACTAATAGAGCTCCGTTCAACAAGGTCCTAACATAATTCATAACCAATGTTTCCCCGTATTTTTTAGATAAAGCATCATAGAATTTAAGGCTAAAACAATCAATCCTGTTATAGTTCCATTGATGGCTAGTATCGACTCTTCTTTTACTGCATAATCGGATTTTTATGTCAGTTCGAGAGTCACTATGCACACTGTATCCGGTCGCTGGCAATTAGGCCTGATCTTATCCCTGACGACAGTATTTCTTTGGGGTTTACTTCCAATCGCGCTAAAGGGTGTCCTATTACAGATGGATGCCGTCACCGTTACCTGGTATCGCTTCGCAGTAGCCGGTATTTTCCTATTTTTTTACATGCTGTTCAGAAGACGTATCCCAAGCCTGAAAGCTTTAAAAGGATTTGCGGGTCTATTAATGCTTATCGCGGTTCTCGGACTTTGCGCGAACTATGTGTTTTATTTATTTGGTGTGGACAAGATAACGCCAAGTAGCGCTCAGGTAATGATTCAAACGGCACCAATGTTCATGCTTCTGGGAGGCTTAATTGTTTTTAAAGAGAGCTTCAACAAATGGCAGTGGCTAGGATTCTGTAGTTTTGTTATTGGGCTGATATTATTCTTCAATATGCGTTTCGAGGAAATCCTTAACAATATCGACGGAGCCTATACTGTTGGATTGTTCTGGATGTTCCTGGCAGCGATTACCTGGGCTGGCTATGCTTTGGCACAAAAACAACTGCTGAATACCTATAGCTCTAACCAGATCATGTTCATTATTTATATTACCTGTGTATTCATCCTATTGCCTTGGAGCGAACCCTCTCAGGTCATGCCATTAAATACACTGGGCTGGGGGTTATTAGTTTTCTGCTGCCTGAACACTATCGTCGCCTATGGAGCCTTCGCAGAAGCACTGGCCCATTGGGAAGCAACAAGAGTTAGCGCTATTCTCGCTCTAACGCCCCTTGTAACCATCCTGGCGATGAAAGTAGTTGCTTACTTTTTCCCAGCATACCTTCCTTCAGAGCCGCTAAATGCACTAAGCATCGTTGGTTCTATTATGGTCGTTCTAGGTTCGGCAACGACCGCATTGGCAGGCAAGCGAAAATCAAAAATAATTAAAAAGTCGCCCTCTCCTTAAACAACTCTAAACATAGAAAAAGGCTCCCCGAGGGAAGCCTTTAAATTCTAGACAGTCTGACTATTTAGTCACAATAAACTCATCAATTTTCGCCTTCAGATTATTGACCCAGCGCGGATAACTGCGATGAATGTTAGTACCGTCATAATCTAAGTTAACGCTATCCACATAAAGGATGCTATAACTTTCTAAATTATATGGGATATCAACCACAGCAGTGTGAGCTCTTAAAACAAGAGTTCCCCTTATAAGATTTGGTTTAACCTGCTGCATCTCCCAACCTAAAACCTGACCCGCCTGTAAGATACTCACTCTCACATCATCAAGAGTTTTATTTTGACCCACTAAGTATTCAATATTGTGATCATTCAGGTTAGTCAATGGACGACTAGTGTTACATGCACTTAAACAACCCGCTAATAGTAGAGATAAAATAATTATTCTCATATCACTTCCCCTTTATTGTTTATTATTAACATAATAAAAAGCCCCCTTTAAGGGGGCTTTTATAATCACAGAAATAAATATTTCTTATTTCTTTTTTCGTTGAGGTGGAAGGTCAGTACACACGCCTTCATAAACCTCTGCCGCGAAAGTCACAGATTCTGACAATGTTGGGTGCGCATGAATCGTTAAACCAATATCTTCAGCATCACAGCCCATTTCAATTGCCAAACCTACTTCTGCAATCAATTCACCAGCATTAACACCAACTATTGCACCACCAATTACGCGGTTGTTTTTCTTATCAAACAACAACTTAGTGAAGCCTTCTTTACGGTTAACACCGATAGCACGACCTGATGCAGCCCATGGGAATTTACCCACGCCGTAATCGATACCTTGTTCTTTCGCTTCTTTCTCAGTCAAGCCAACCCATGCAACTTCAGGATCTGTGTAAGCGACTGATGGAATAGTTAAAGGATCGAAGTAGTGCTTCTTCCCAGCAATCACTTCGGCCGCCACATGTGACTCAGCTGTCGCTTTGTGTGCCAACATAGGTTGGCCCACAATGTCACCAATAGCGTAGATGTGCGGTACGTTTGTACGCATCTGCTTGTCGGTGTTGATGAAGCCACGCTCGGTTACTTCAACCCCAGCTTTATCGGCATCAATTAAATCACCATTTGGACGACGACCAACCGCAGACAGAATCATATCGAATTTCTGTGGTTTTTCTGGTGCATTCTTGCCCTCGAATGTGACATATAAGCCATCTTTCTTAGCTTCTACTTTTGTCACACTGGTTTCCATCAA
This window harbors:
- a CDS encoding PQQ-dependent sugar dehydrogenase, producing MKNIAVLILLLLGSAQAADVPENFNIEIFAPDVEGARQMALSDSGIIYAGTRKAGKVYAIEDTDGDYKADNVYTIIEDLYMPSGVTYHDGDLYVAEVDKILRFKDIDKNYKETPEPEVVYDNLPDKSHHGWKYIKFGPDGRLYIPIGVPCNVCDEEDKRFGTIISVDLETKEREFVATGVRNSVGFDWHPVTGELWFTDNGRDWLGDDEPACELNKVSESGEFFGFPYIHGEDFPDPAFGEKLGDREFTAPEWEFQAHVAPLGMHFYTGEMFPASYKNSIFVTQHGSWNRSTKVGYKVVRLTLEDNKVVSQEDFITGWLVDGEVKGRPNDVIQLPDGSLLVSDDGFGKIYRVTYQK
- a CDS encoding S9 family peptidase, which produces MNYVRTLLNGALLVTVGTGFTSVQADTGEDMLTVERIYADPSLTGPAPRSVKLSPDGQRATFLKGKEDEQERLDLWEYNLADKQSRMLVDSANLMPGEEKLSDEEKARRERMRLFAKGIINYYWGDDGETLLFPLGGDIFVYDLNKASEDATKQLTQTEAYETDVKLSPDGKSVSFIRDQDIFLVDIDTGKERQLTFDGEGTIKNGMAEFVAQEEMGRLTGYWWSPDSKKLAYLKVDESPVNVEKRYEINAEDFTVFEQRYPSTGTKNVTIKLGVLDLKSGETTWIDTGDEQDIYIPRVKWLRNSQQVSFQWQSRDQKTLKLMFADIETGKSHKVITETADTWINLTKDLYFLKGREAFVWTSERSGFRHIYLYDLKGNLINQLTSGDWVVNEVYGVDEESGLIYFDANKESPLQQDLYSVPVNGNGDIKKITEGEGVHTVSFSKNMELFVDYFSSVKQPPQVSLRRADGTLITWLEKNELNKEHPYYSYFQKAPQPEFGTIKAEDGQQMYYRLYKPTEMKKGKQYPVIVDVYGGPHAQRVQNVWGARNTYWHHMMADRGFVVFSLDNRGSWNRGKAFEDPIYRKLGEVEVKDQVKGVEFLKTLPFVDPERIGMFGWSYGGYMTIMSMFKKPDVFKVGVSVAPVTDWYLYDTHYTERYLAHPDENKEGYEASNVFPYLEGLKGDLMIIHGMADDNVLFTNSTKLFKALQDANKPFDMMNYPGSKHSIWGQKTRTHVFNTITDFFEENLK
- a CDS encoding DMT family transporter translates to MHTVSGRWQLGLILSLTTVFLWGLLPIALKGVLLQMDAVTVTWYRFAVAGIFLFFYMLFRRRIPSLKALKGFAGLLMLIAVLGLCANYVFYLFGVDKITPSSAQVMIQTAPMFMLLGGLIVFKESFNKWQWLGFCSFVIGLILFFNMRFEEILNNIDGAYTVGLFWMFLAAITWAGYALAQKQLLNTYSSNQIMFIIYITCVFILLPWSEPSQVMPLNTLGWGLLVFCCLNTIVAYGAFAEALAHWEATRVSAILALTPLVTILAMKVVAYFFPAYLPSEPLNALSIVGSIMVVLGSATTALAGKRKSKIIKKSPSP
- the lpdA gene encoding dihydrolipoyl dehydrogenase, which encodes MSNLHAQVVVLGSGPGGYNAAFRAADLGMDVILIEKYDTLGGVCLNVGCIPSKALLHTAKVIDEAEEMSAHGVSFGKPKLDIDKIREYKDGVIKQLTGGLAGMAKGRKVKTVQGYGKFTGANEIEVEHDGKKQKVTFDNAIIAAGSRVVDLPFLPEDDRIVDSTGALELRDIPKHMLVIGGGIIGLEMATVYRALGAKITVVEMADQLIPAGDKDVVKVLEKFIKGKYENILMETSVTKVEAKKDGLYVTFEGKNAPEKPQKFDMILSAVGRRPNGDLIDADKAGVEVTERGFINTDKQMRTNVPHIYAIGDIVGQPMLAHKATAESHVAAEVIAGKKHYFDPLTIPSVAYTDPEVAWVGLTEKEAKEQGIDYGVGKFPWAASGRAIGVNRKEGFTKLLFDKKNNRVIGGAIVGVNAGELIAEVGLAIEMGCDAEDIGLTIHAHPTLSESVTFAAEVYEGVCTDLPPQRKKK